The Flavobacterium psychrotrophum region ACATAGTTGTTTCAATCTTTAGCGGCAAAGATGTTATTGAACGGCTGGGGTATAAAAATTCTCTGGCACTGGGGCTAGCTGTTTCTGCCATAGGTACCATTTTGTTTTATCCGGCTGCGGAACAGGGTTCATTTGTGATTTTGCTATCAGGCCTTTTTATCGTCGGACTTGGTTTTTCTCTGCAGCAAACTGTCGCAAACCCTCTAGCAATTGCACTTGGCCCTACGAGTACAGGTTCTCAAAGATTAACACTGGCAGGGGGGATTAATAATTTTGGAACTACTATTGGCCCCCTCGCAATAAGTTACGCAATCTTTGGAAAGGTGTCATCGGCAAGCTCCGGAATAGACATTAATACCGTAAAGTTACCTTATTTAATCTTAGGGGTAGCTTTCTTAACCATAGCCGTTTTACTTAAGTTCTCCTCATTGCCAACGCATCCCGACGTTTCTGCTGTAGAGGTAAACGATAAATACCCCGGCGATAAAAAGACGGCTTTACACTACCCACAGTTAATCATGGGTATGGTAGCTGTATTTTTATATGTTGGGGTAGAAGTTTCTACAGCGAGTAACCTGCCGTCATATCTGATAGAAAAATTAAATTTTGATGAGAGCGCTGTCAGCCCTTATATATCATTATATTGGGCCAGCATGATGATAGGCCGTTGGGGAGGTGCTGTCGGAGCTTTTACAACAAACGCAGTGTTACAATATATTTTTAAAATAGTTGCGCCGTACCTTGCTTTCGGAATTTTTCTTGCTGCCAATGCACTCATGGGTTATGACATCGCACCATTTTACGTATATGCTTATATAATTGTAGTATTAATTGTTGCCGACTTTATCAGTAAGGGTAATCCGGCAGTAATGCTTGGAATCTTTTCAATACTAGGTATAATTGTAACGATTATAGGAATGGTCAGTAACGGCATGATAAGTGTATATGCATATACAAGTGTAGGGCTATTTTGCAGTACATTATGGCCGTGTATTTTTACACTTGCTGTGGCTGGTCTTGGGAAGCGAACAACCCAAGGAAGCACGTTACTCATTATGATGATTATGGGTGGCGGTATAATTAGCTTATTACAGGGGTATGTTGCAGGAATTGTTGGTATCCAACTAAGTTATATTATGGGAGTATTATGTTTTGCATATTTAGTGATATATGCCTTTGTGGTAAAGAAGATACTGAAAGATCAGGGAATCATTTATAATAAAGTTAAAAGTGGTGGACATTAAATATATCTAAACTGGACTGCAAATTTGTTGTTCTAAGCCTGTTTTATTCTAAAACTCTTATAAAATTTAAATTTTAGGTTGTAACTATATAAGTACTGTATTCATCCTGCAATAATTAACTTCAGGTTTGATTGCAGGAGACTTATCGATAGCAGGAAGTCACGGACCTTGATAAATATGTTCAGTTTAAGAAAAAATGAAAACACTTCCCTTACAAATAAAGCTTCGACATCAATTCCACTTCATACAGAGTGCCTACTAAGTGAATATTCAGAATTTACAATTGAGCAGTAACTGATATTTTCAGTATTATTAGAATGAGACAATTAAGTGTATAAATCACACTATAACGTTATAGTATAAATTCTTCACAAAAAACACCTATTAGTCATATTGACGTAATGATTTTAATTGTTTTTATATATTATTATGATTTTTAAATAAAAATTTTGATATAATACTTTTTTATATCAAAATAATTTTTAAAACCATACAATACTCATACCTTTACGTCTATAGAACGCAATGCTTTTTAGCTGTAACCTTAACTCTCTAATTAAAAAAAAATGACAAAAATTACTCTTAAAATTCCTCTGTTTTTAGGTTGTCTACTGTTTCTAAACAATATTGTCGTAGCTCAGACCGTCAAGGATTCCCTGACGACCGTTGTGCAGTCAGATTCCTTGATAAAAAATAAAGAAGAAAAAAACAGGAATGTGATGCTCAATGCAGATAGCAACAACGGCCCCAGGAATGTGAATATCGGCCTCCCGTTTCAGGGGGACATAATCATATTGGAAAATGACCTACCTGTAGTATATACATTCCAGCCACAAATTCCTACTACTGTCTGGAGATATGACAACAGTCTCGGTAAAATGGGATTATTATCATTTGCAGAGGGTGCTTTGATTTATGGTAAAGTTGGTTATGCTGTTAACAGCTACGACCGTGAGGCCGGAAAGAAATTTCGCGGCTATGCTTCCTTCTATACCAATAGTTGGGGGTCGTACCGATATGACGCAACACTTACCGGTCCCATTGGCGAGAAAGGCTGGGGCTACACAGTAAGTATGTTTCAAAACTATGACCACTACAATGGCACAAACTACATGTACACGCAATGGGGTGACCGTACTTCGATATTTAAGGCTGGTATTTCTAAAAAATATAAAAACGGAAATATCCGGGTGCTTTGGAAACATTCTGTGTCCAAGCCAATATTTAGTACATATTACCCATTAACATATAAAGGTAATGGAAAAACGGAACCACTTCCAAATTTTCAACTTGGACAAGACAGTTACCTAATAGGTGACGGAAATGTGCCTTACTACGATGCAAACACAGGGGCTCCCGGAATGATAAACATGGACAGCGATATAGCAAGTAAATATATTGCAAATACTTTTTATCTTACAGGAAACCATAAGTTCAATAATGGTTTAAATATG contains the following coding sequences:
- a CDS encoding MFS transporter — encoded protein: MNNTKQTKWNQFIPLASVFFFWGFVAASNDILIPVFQKAFNLLPWQSQLVSFAFYVAYTIGSIIYIVVSIFSGKDVIERLGYKNSLALGLAVSAIGTILFYPAAEQGSFVILLSGLFIVGLGFSLQQTVANPLAIALGPTSTGSQRLTLAGGINNFGTTIGPLAISYAIFGKVSSASSGIDINTVKLPYLILGVAFLTIAVLLKFSSLPTHPDVSAVEVNDKYPGDKKTALHYPQLIMGMVAVFLYVGVEVSTASNLPSYLIEKLNFDESAVSPYISLYWASMMIGRWGGAVGAFTTNAVLQYIFKIVAPYLAFGIFLAANALMGYDIAPFYVYAYIIVVLIVADFISKGNPAVMLGIFSILGIIVTIIGMVSNGMISVYAYTSVGLFCSTLWPCIFTLAVAGLGKRTTQGSTLLIMMIMGGGIISLLQGYVAGIVGIQLSYIMGVLCFAYLVIYAFVVKKILKDQGIIYNKVKSGGH